GCTCTCCACCTGTTCGGAATTTCCGGCTCCCTCGAAAAGGTGACCTGGAGCTTGTGCGCCCTGCCGAACGCATCGAAGATATCGAAACTCGTCGCCCAACTTCGCTTGATTCTTTCGAGTTCGCTGACCGTGGGATCGTTCACGTCGAGAGGATCGACCCGCTTGTCGAGATTGCTCGCAAAATACACCATGGTTGTGGCGTTTGCGGGATCCTTGCTTCCTACCGGGATCACTACGTCCTCGAGATCCGTTGCCGTATTGATGACCGTCTCTCCGCCCAGTTCCAGGGCAATCCAGCCCTGGACCTTTTGTCCGTTGGCCGGATTGACGAGGTAACCGTTTTGATCGAGACCAAAGGCGCCGTTCCGCGTATAGTAGCTTTTATCCCCGTCATTAAGGATAAAAAAGCCGTTCCCCTGAAGCGCGACATCGGTCATCACACCGGTGGTCTGGAGGGAACCCTGGGTATGAATCGTATCGATCGATGAAATCATCATACCGAGACCGACCTGTTTCGGATTCACCCCCCCCACTTCATCAGTCGGTTTCGCGGCCCCCGACATCGTCTGGGAAAGCATGTCTTGAAAAGTGACCCTTCCCTTTTTGAACCCGTTCGTATTGACGTTGGAGATGTTGTTACCCAGAACATCCATTCTTACCTGGTGATTCTGAAGACCGGATACCCCGGAATAAAGCGATCTCAACATATCTTGTAGCCCCCTTATTCTGCGATAATACTTTCAACTGCCTGGTAATCATAGTACCGGCCGCCGACAAATACCTGTTGAGAATCCCCTCCCGAAACCTTCTCAACCTTGCCTGTAATCAGTTCGTTTCCGTCAAACAATTCCACAACCTTTCCTAAAAGAGAAAGGGCATTATTTTTTATGATCAGCCCCGCGACTTTTTCGATGTTCGCGCTCATATTGTTTATCTGTTCGAGGGAGGAAAACTGCGCCATCTGCGCAATGAACTCCTTGTCCTCCATCGGCTGCGTCGGGTCCTGATGCGCGAGCTGGGTGATCAGCAGTTTCAGAAAGGCGTTTTTATCGAGGTCCTGCGTCATTACCCTCCCATTGTTGATTTCCTTGTTGAGCCGATTCACAAGCTGTTCCGTGCGTAAAAATTCTTCCTGTGACTGTAATGTGCTAATATCCACTATACTTCCTCCTTCTCCCCTCACTAAACAATCAGGTTGACCCGGGCGTATTCTTCATCGAGGATCGACAGGACCGGAATGTTTTTTTCGAACTCCTCGATAACGCCGGCCTTTGCGTAAGGGGCTTCTTCGTTCGCCTCATTGTCCTGTTTTCCGTAGTCCTGGCCCACGGAAACCTTGAGGGAAATGGAGTCGAATCCTTCATTTTTGAGTGCGTGCTGGAGATTATCCAGCGCGGATTCGACGATACCCCGTACATTATTATTGTCGACAAATATTCGCCCGTCTATATGATTATTCTGCATATTGATCCGCATTCGTATGCTGCCGAGCGATTCCGGCTTCAACACGATGCGGAGTTCCCCGCCCCCGTCTTCCTTGACGATGATCCGGGTATGCTTTACCATCTCGCTGCTTAAGTTTTCCCTCAGATTTTTTACAAGTTGCCGGTCGAACGATCCCTGTCCCCCGCTTACCTTCGCCCCACTCCCGTTTCCTTCCGTATCGCCTCCCATTGTCCTGTGTGAAAAAACCAGCACCGTGTCCGCGGCTGATCGTTCTGTGGATGACCCCTGCGCCGTAAACTCGACCTTGCCCCCCTCATCGTGGCCGGCCTTCACTTTTACAGTGCCCGCACCGGAACCTTCCTCCGGTTTTTTTCTCAGATCCAGAACCACAATCTTCGGCAGGGGTCCGGTACCCTCTTTTTCGATTCGCGCGGCGTCACCCGTATCTTTTAAGGCCCTTTGTTTTTCATTGCGTCCGAGCATTTGCTCGAAAAGCTTCAGCGCGCCCCGGTTCCCGTCATCGAATATCCTGTTGAGCAGAAGACCCAGCTTTTTTAAAACTGTGTCCTTTTCTTCCCCCGCTTCTTTTCCCGCACTCTCCTTTATTTTCTTGAAGAGTTCTGAAAGCAGGTCCGCCCCCTTATCGTTCCGATCCGTTTTTTCAAATATATGCTTGAGTAGAGAAATGAGTTGCTTCAGACTGATATGTTCGAGCAGGCCCTGTGCGGCTTCCTTGAGGCCGGCTGCAAGACGCGCGTGGTCTTTTTCATCCGGTTCTTTTCCGCCGGTGAGTTTTTCCCTTACCTTCATCAACACGTCGGTAAAGGAACGTTCCCCTTCCGATCCTTTTGCTTCGGAAGTCGAGGCGGTATCGCCTTTCTGTATCTTCGAAGACTTTCCCGGATTGTCCTTCCTGAGACCGATACCGTCTTTAACGGTCCCCGTCTCCTGCATGGCGGCAGACTGAATCATGACAGGAACTGCTTGTGCCACAAAAACCTCCGGTTTTAACTTTTCCGGGCCATCTTCCTGTTCAATTCGGCGGCCCGTTCCCTGGGCATGAGCGAGAGCCAGTAAGCGACAAGTGATACTTCACCGGCCTCCTCCGCTCTTTCTTCGGTAATTCTGAAGATATCGATGATATCCATATCATCCATTTCAAGCAGAATTTTCACTGCCTTGTCAGGTTGCATCCCGACAAGGTAATCCGAACTCAGCTCAAGGTTTCTTCTTCTTTTATCGTATGCTTCTATCCTTTCATTAAATGAATTTTCCCGTTCCACGAGCGCTTTTTCCTGTTCTTCAAGGTCGACGATCATCTGGGAGATTTCCGCTTCCTTTTCTTTAATTTCTCCGGCCCTCTTGTCGAACTCCTCTTCAAGGAGTTCAAGCCCCTCGAGTTGTTTTTTGAGCCGTTCCCGTTCAAGAAGATACGGATCTTCGATATCCAGAATCTGCGTTCTTCCATGCAATCCAAAAAGGGTGAGTACGGGAGCAAGAACGTCCTTGCCGTCGATAAGGCCGAGGTAATCGAACCAGATAAATCCCCCCACTGCCAGAAGGATGATCAGGAGCATCAGGACGATAACCCGCGTCCCGACACCAAAGCTAGTATAACGTGCCACCTCAACATCTCCTATTCTTTTGTTTTTTTCTGATAAACGCCCGGGTACTCATATCGTCTGAAACCTTTGCCTCCTCGTTTCTCTGTTTTCTGTAATAAACCGCTTCCTGTCGTTCTTTCAAATGTTCGAGTACTTTGCGCCTTTTAGCGTGTTCGAGGTATTCATTTTGTACTTCCGCAAGTTCCCTTTTTCGCTTTTCGAGCTCGGCTAAGCATTCCTTTTTTTCAAGCCGCAGCCTGTTGATATACTCTTCACTCGCCGCGAGAAAATTGTAGTCGGGCTTTCCTTCACAACTGAATTGCGCTTTTAACGCGCGTTGTGCTTCTTGAACGAGAAGCCCGATCCGGTTTTCGATGGTCACCACAATACCCGTTATTCCGGCCAGCTTGATTTCCCATTCACGTTCACGGTATCGTCTCAGGGTGAGAAGCTGCTCAAGCCTGAACCGGAACCGTTTCATTTTCTATCTCCTTATCCGGGATCGGAATGCCCGCAATTTCCCCCGCACCCTCGAGTGCATCCCTCAGATCGGCCTTTTCCGTAATCGCCTGTATCAAATAAGCGTTGATTTCCCCCATCTTTTCGATGGCCTCATCGATCTCGGGATTGCTTCCCTTTGCGTAGGCGCCGACATTGATGAGGTCTTCGGCCTCCGTATAAACGGCGAGCATACGCCTGATATACCCGCACGCCTTTTTGGTGAAGGGCCCCGTCACCTGCGGGGCGAGCCTCGATATCGAACCGAGCACATCGATTGCGGGATAATGGTTTCGTGAAGCGAGGCGCTTTGACAGCAGGATATGACCGTCCAGAATGCCCCGAACCGCGTCCGATATCGGTTCGTCCATGTCATCGCCTTCGACCAGGATCGTATAGAATCCGGTGATCGTCCCCTTGTCCGAAGTACCGCTCCGTTCGAGAAGTTTCGGAAGCAGTGAAAAGACCGACGGGGTGAATCCCCTTGTTGCCGGCGGTTCGCCGATGGCGAGCCCGATCTCCCGCTGTGCCCTCGCAAAGCGCGTCACCGAATCGAACATGAGTACCACATCGTTGGAAAGATCACGGAAATATTCGGCGATCGTGGTGGCGAGGTAAGCGCCCCTGATTCTCGAGAGGGGAAGTTCGTTCGATGTGGCGGCGATAATGACCGATCGCTTGAGGCCCTCTTCTCCCAGATCATTCTCGATAAACTCCCTCACCTCTCTCCCCCGCTCGCCGATAAGGGCGATGACATTGATATCGGCCGACGTATTGCGTGCGATCATGCCTAAAAGCGTCGATTTTCCGTACCCGCTTCCGGAAAAAATACCGAGGCGCTGGCCTTTGCCCACGGTAAGGAGTCCGTCGATCGCCCTGATGCCGGTCGATATCCTTTCGGTGATCCGTCTTCTCCGGAGTACATCCGGCGGCCCCCCGAAAATCGACCGCCATTCGGCCGATCCGATATCGCCCTTTCCGTCGATCGGTTTGCCTCTGGAATTGAGTACCCTTCCGAGGAGTTTGTCGGACACGGGAACGGCGCTGAACTCGCCTATGGCGATCACGATATTCCCCACCTCGATGCCGTCCATATCGTCATAGGTCATGAGTTGAATGACATCTTCCTTCAAACCCACGACTTCAGCCCAGACGATTTTATCCGTTTTTGTCACGATGATCTGACAGAGTTCGCCGACAACCGCGTGAGGCCCGAAACTTTCGACCAATAACCCCTGGACCCGCTTTACCACGCCGGTAAACTTTATCGGGTCGCAGTTTTTTATCACTTCCATATATTTTTCGAAAATATTCACCTTACTTGCCTTCTCCCCTGGCCCGTATCGGCATCATTTCGAGTATTTTCTCCTCTATTTCATGAAGCTGTGAGGAAATACGTGCGTCGATCTGTCCGAAATCCGTCTCGATAATACACCCGCCCTTATCGACCGATGTGTCTTCCAAAACAGTGATATTCTTTACATTCTCCACCATCTCCTGGAACTCTTTTATATGAGAAGAGGTCAACTCCAAATCAGCCAGATTTACGCGGATCACCACATCGCCGCGCCCTTTCATCTTGCGGAGGGCCTGAATCACATTGTTGATCACCACGTTTTTCTGATTTTCCGAAATCACCTTGATGACCTTTTTCGCGACGAGGAGAACGAGGTTGATTACCTGTGTTTCCGATTCCTCGATAATCTGGTTACGCCGTTCGATGGTCTTTGTTATGATCATGTGAAGCCGCTGGATAAGCCGCTCGACTTCTTCCCTGCCTTCGGTATATCCCTTTTCATGGCCTTCCTTATAACCGCGCTCATAGGCTTCCTTCTCGGTTGCGGCCACTTTGTCGTTGATCTCTTTCTCGATTTCTTCTGCCTGTTTTTTCGCATCATCGAGTACCCGCTTTGACTCGACCTCGGTCTCCTGCCTTATTTTCTGGACTTCACCCGTTTTTTCCTGTATCTTGTCAAAGGCGACATTTTCCGCGTCATCGATAATCCTCTTCGCCTCAGCCCTGGCCTCATCGATCATCCTCGACTTTTCACTCTCCCAGTTCGCCTTGAACTCCTCCGCTTCACGCCGTAATTCGTCGAGCCTGTCCTTTGTATCGTCGACGATACTCAGATCTTCCTCGACCTCCACAACCTTCTGGGCCGGAGGTTGAATGATGATCCTTTTGTTGAGATTGACAATCTCGGTCGGACGGAAAACATGTTTAGCCATCGGTTTCTCTCAATCTCCTCTCATCACGGTCTTTCATATTTGTCTGACGCTCCGTCTCTCCGGCGCATCATTACACGACCAGTTCGTCCTCGCCGGCACGCGCGACGACGATTTCACCCTGTTCTTCCAGCTTGCGGATAATCGACACGATTTTCTGCTGGCTTTCCTCGACATCCTTGAGTCTGATCGGTCCCATATAATCCATATCTTCTTTCAGAAGCGTCGCCGCCCTTTTGGACATATTCCTGAAGATCTTGTCCTGGACTTCGGAATCCACCGCCTTGAGGGCCTTTGCCAGCTCCTGTGTATCGACTTCGCGAAGAACCTTCTGGATCGCCCTGTCGTCGAGAAGAACGATATCCTCGAAAACGAACATTCGCTTCTTGATTTCTTCGGCCAGCTCGGGGTCATCCTCCTCGAGAGATTCGATAATCGTTTTTTCAGTCGATCTGTCGACGAGGTTGAGAATATCGACGATGCTCTCGACACCGCCGGCGGCCGTATAGTCTTCGGAGGAAAGGGTGGAGAGTTTTTTCTCGAGCACACGCTCTACCTCGCGGAGGACCTCCGGTGAGGTCCTGTCCATGATCGCAATCCGTTTCGCCACATCCGACTGTATCTCATGGGGAAGACTACCCAGAATCACGGAGGCTTTCTGCGGCTCCAGGTAGGCTAAAATGAGGGCGATCGTTTGCGGATGTTCCTGTTGAATGAAGTTGAGAAGGTGCGCCGGATCCGTTCTCCGGATGAAGTCGAACGGCCGTACCTGTAACGAGGAAGTCAATCTGTTGATAATATCGACGGCCTTTTGCGGCCCCAGTGACTTTTCGAGCAGCTCCCGGGCGTAATCGATGCCGCCCGTGGAAATAAAATCCTGTGCCATCATGAGTTCCTGGAACTCGATGAGCACCTGATCCCGGTCCGCGGCCTCGATATTTTCGAGGCGGGCGATCTCGAAGGTCAGTTGTTCGATTTCGTCCTCCCGCAGGTGTTTGAAGATTTCCGCAGAAATCTCCGAGCCCAGCGTCACCAGAAAGATCGCTGCCTTTTGCCGCCCGTTCAGCGGTTTTTTATGACCCGATTTCTTTGTCGTCGTCGATGCCGGAACCGCGTGCGTTTTTTTAGCCATACCCTTACTCCTCCATCAGCCAGGTACGAATAAGTTGGGCCACGTCTTCCGGATGTTCCCTGGCCATATTAATTGCATTCTCCTGCATTTCCATACGGGCACGCTCCTCCACGGTAAGTTCCACATCCATTCCCTGCTCTTCCGCGCTCTTGAGTGCCGCCTCACGCATCGCCTGGTGCTGCCGTGCGAGTTCTTCCTCCTTTTCCCTCCGCTTTCTCTCGAAATATTTGGAAAGCATCCGGAAAAAGACCCCTGATAAAATTATAGCGCCAAGCCCGACACAAATCCAGAAGATCGTCTGGGCGATATACCTTCCCTGAAGGGCCTTCTGGTCTTCCTTTTCGAACTGGGCCCTTCTGTCGAACTGGAAATGTTCCACCGTCACATCGTCACCCCTCGCCCTGTCATAACCGATGGCTCCCTGGATCAGGGACTCAACCGTTTTCAGTTCATCGGGGGTCACGGAATGATATATCCGTTTGAGTTTCGTGTTGTTATCCTCTTCAAAGACCGGATTCCCGTTTTTATCATACACCTTTTCCCAGTATCCGTCGATGGCAATCCCGACGGTAATTTTACCGAAATCCCACGGACGTTCGACACGTTCCTTGTCTGTCCTGTTCACATCGTAATTGCTTCGCTGGGTCGTATGATTATATTCGCCTACGAGATTCGAAAGGTCCTGATACTGGGGCGGCGTCTGGCCTTCACTTCCCGGCGGTCCTTCGGGATTGTAGCCGGTCCCCTTGAATTCTTCTTCGATATGTTCCTCGGAAATGAGAACGGACTCCTGTACCTCCCGTTCAGAGAAAGGCGTATTCGGATTATCTTCCACCATGACCACGGGGGTGATTTCATGCGAAGTGCTTTTTTCCTCGCTGAAGTCGAGGTCGATTTCCATTTTCGGAATCGTCACCCTGTCCGGCCTGTAAATGATTTGCAGGGCTTTGAGAATTTCGTGTTTGTACTCGAGTTCTTTTTCACGTTTGAGTCTGAGCTGCCGTTTTGTCAGGTTGAGTTTGTCGAGATCGGCGAGTCCCTCGTAGTCATTGAGTCTCGTCCCGTAATTGTCGGTAATAACGATCGTTTCGTGATCGAGACCGGAGACCGCGAGC
This window of the Spirochaetales bacterium genome carries:
- the fliG gene encoding flagellar motor switch protein FliG, with protein sequence MAKKTHAVPASTTTKKSGHKKPLNGRQKAAIFLVTLGSEISAEIFKHLREDEIEQLTFEIARLENIEAADRDQVLIEFQELMMAQDFISTGGIDYARELLEKSLGPQKAVDIINRLTSSLQVRPFDFIRRTDPAHLLNFIQQEHPQTIALILAYLEPQKASVILGSLPHEIQSDVAKRIAIMDRTSPEVLREVERVLEKKLSTLSSEDYTAAGGVESIVDILNLVDRSTEKTIIESLEEDDPELAEEIKKRMFVFEDIVLLDDRAIQKVLREVDTQELAKALKAVDSEVQDKIFRNMSKRAATLLKEDMDYMGPIRLKDVEESQQKIVSIIRKLEEQGEIVVARAGEDELVV
- the fliF gene encoding flagellar M-ring protein FliF codes for the protein MNEWLKKFIEQLKQIWGKWTPVQKGIFFGSIGVVILAVVLLVAFSAQPSMVPLIGSPVSDDELRGRITARLDQEIPGKYKVAPDNRILVTDQPTARRMRTILVREDLIPKEADPWEIFDVERWTITDFERKINVRRAVEKSLEQHLMALEDIDAVKVEIDLPEESLFVEDEKPYTASVIITPKPGSDLIQNRAKIEGIEKLIMLAVSGLDHETIVITDNYGTRLNDYEGLADLDKLNLTKRQLRLKREKELEYKHEILKALQIIYRPDRVTIPKMEIDLDFSEEKSTSHEITPVVMVEDNPNTPFSEREVQESVLISEEHIEEEFKGTGYNPEGPPGSEGQTPPQYQDLSNLVGEYNHTTQRSNYDVNRTDKERVERPWDFGKITVGIAIDGYWEKVYDKNGNPVFEEDNNTKLKRIYHSVTPDELKTVESLIQGAIGYDRARGDDVTVEHFQFDRRAQFEKEDQKALQGRYIAQTIFWICVGLGAIILSGVFFRMLSKYFERKRREKEEELARQHQAMREAALKSAEEQGMDVELTVEERARMEMQENAINMAREHPEDVAQLIRTWLMEE
- a CDS encoding flagellar protein FlbB; amino-acid sequence: MLLIILLAVGGFIWFDYLGLIDGKDVLAPVLTLFGLHGRTQILDIEDPYLLERERLKKQLEGLELLEEEFDKRAGEIKEKEAEISQMIVDLEEQEKALVERENSFNERIEAYDKRRRNLELSSDYLVGMQPDKAVKILLEMDDMDIIDIFRITEERAEEAGEVSLVAYWLSLMPRERAAELNRKMARKS
- the fliJ gene encoding flagellar export protein FliJ; the encoded protein is MKRFRFRLEQLLTLRRYREREWEIKLAGITGIVVTIENRIGLLVQEAQRALKAQFSCEGKPDYNFLAASEEYINRLRLEKKECLAELEKRKRELAEVQNEYLEHAKRRKVLEHLKERQEAVYYRKQRNEEAKVSDDMSTRAFIRKKQKNRRC
- the flgE gene encoding flagellar hook protein FlgE; the encoded protein is MLRSLYSGVSGLQNHQVRMDVLGNNISNVNTNGFKKGRVTFQDMLSQTMSGAAKPTDEVGGVNPKQVGLGMMISSIDTIHTQGSLQTTGVMTDVALQGNGFFILNDGDKSYYTRNGAFGLDQNGYLVNPANGQKVQGWIALELGGETVINTATDLEDVVIPVGSKDPANATTMVYFASNLDKRVDPLDVNDPTVSELERIKRSWATSFDIFDAFGRAHKLQVTFSREPEIPNRWRAEVQVINTVGEEQTPLPTVLNVAGSANADNVFYLDFDNLGALQSVIDGTGAAIGEGNAMVNVTFDVPETEAGEAATQTFTLNLGEIGQYQDVVTQFGDKFTTKIREQDGYTMGYLETFKIDQQGVIIGVYSNGTNRMLGQIALAGFTNPGGLEKAGENTYVVSNNSGDAMIGTSGVEGRGKIIAGTLEMSNVDLAEQFTDMIVTQRGFQANSRTITTSDQMLQELLTLKR
- a CDS encoding flagellar hook-length control protein FliK, yielding MAQAVPVMIQSAAMQETGTVKDGIGLRKDNPGKSSKIQKGDTASTSEAKGSEGERSFTDVLMKVREKLTGGKEPDEKDHARLAAGLKEAAQGLLEHISLKQLISLLKHIFEKTDRNDKGADLLSELFKKIKESAGKEAGEEKDTVLKKLGLLLNRIFDDGNRGALKLFEQMLGRNEKQRALKDTGDAARIEKEGTGPLPKIVVLDLRKKPEEGSGAGTVKVKAGHDEGGKVEFTAQGSSTERSAADTVLVFSHRTMGGDTEGNGSGAKVSGGQGSFDRQLVKNLRENLSSEMVKHTRIIVKEDGGGELRIVLKPESLGSIRMRINMQNNHIDGRIFVDNNNVRGIVESALDNLQHALKNEGFDSISLKVSVGQDYGKQDNEANEEAPYAKAGVIEEFEKNIPVLSILDEEYARVNLIV
- a CDS encoding flagellar assembly protein FliH, which gives rise to MAKHVFRPTEIVNLNKRIIIQPPAQKVVEVEEDLSIVDDTKDRLDELRREAEEFKANWESEKSRMIDEARAEAKRIIDDAENVAFDKIQEKTGEVQKIRQETEVESKRVLDDAKKQAEEIEKEINDKVAATEKEAYERGYKEGHEKGYTEGREEVERLIQRLHMIITKTIERRNQIIEESETQVINLVLLVAKKVIKVISENQKNVVINNVIQALRKMKGRGDVVIRVNLADLELTSSHIKEFQEMVENVKNITVLEDTSVDKGGCIIETDFGQIDARISSQLHEIEEKILEMMPIRARGEGK
- a CDS encoding FliI/YscN family ATPase; this encodes MFEKYMEVIKNCDPIKFTGVVKRVQGLLVESFGPHAVVGELCQIIVTKTDKIVWAEVVGLKEDVIQLMTYDDMDGIEVGNIVIAIGEFSAVPVSDKLLGRVLNSRGKPIDGKGDIGSAEWRSIFGGPPDVLRRRRITERISTGIRAIDGLLTVGKGQRLGIFSGSGYGKSTLLGMIARNTSADINVIALIGERGREVREFIENDLGEEGLKRSVIIAATSNELPLSRIRGAYLATTIAEYFRDLSNDVVLMFDSVTRFARAQREIGLAIGEPPATRGFTPSVFSLLPKLLERSGTSDKGTITGFYTILVEGDDMDEPISDAVRGILDGHILLSKRLASRNHYPAIDVLGSISRLAPQVTGPFTKKACGYIRRMLAVYTEAEDLINVGAYAKGSNPEIDEAIEKMGEINAYLIQAITEKADLRDALEGAGEIAGIPIPDKEIENETVPVQA
- a CDS encoding flagellar hook assembly protein FlgD is translated as MDISTLQSQEEFLRTEQLVNRLNKEINNGRVMTQDLDKNAFLKLLITQLAHQDPTQPMEDKEFIAQMAQFSSLEQINNMSANIEKVAGLIIKNNALSLLGKVVELFDGNELITGKVEKVSGGDSQQVFVGGRYYDYQAVESIIAE